The Synechococcus sp. CC9605 sequence TGGCAGGTAACCATATTGAAGCAGAAAACTTCTTTCGCCAAGCAATCAAAGAAAGTGATACGGCCATCGAAGGCAGCATGAATCTTGTCAGATTGCTGCACATGCAAGGAAGACATGCCGAGACAATTAGAGCATTTGAAGAGCTTCAAACAAAAGCTCAAATAGAAAAGATACATCCACAAATTTTGTATATGGTCACTCAGAGTGCCCTAGATCTAGGTGACCAGAAAACGGCATTACGGAACCTCAGAGTACTAGCACCACAGAATCCCAAGAATAGTGAGATACAGTGCATGCTGTCCAAGATATTGATCGAAAGCGGGCGTCTCGTGGAGTCTAAAAAAGTTCTTGAGCAGGCAATGCTAGTCAACCCAGATGATCCTAGTATTGCTACACAATTGGCCATTACACAGAGTGAGCTTGGAAACTACGATAAGGCAGAGATACTCCACAAAAGGCTTACACAGAAATATAGAAATGCCTTTTTAAGTCACTTCAACTATGGTCTTTTTTTAGTCAACATTGGTGAACGGGAAAGAGCATTAAGTTGCTTTATACGATGCCAGCAAATTGTTCCAAATGCACCTGAGGCGCAGGAGCAAATCGAGAAATTACTTCAGAGTGACAAAAATTGTCTGACAGCAATTTATCAAGATATTGAAAAAGAACATTGGGGTGAGGCCGAAAGAAGGCTTAGAGAAAATGAAGGGTTAATAGAGCCAATTGAGTTCTGGGCTGCGGTTAATGAGCTACCAAAAGAAAATCAGGAAAAACTAGGAGGTATTGAAGCTTTTGATTCGGAAGTTCAGATTAAAACAGTTGAACTTTATTCCGCTTTTGAGAGAAAAAAGTGTTTGGAAGATCTTATCGATACTGTAAAAAATACAGAGAGTTTGATATGGAATCGAGCTGGAAAACCAACCCGGTATGGACTGCAAAGTCATGAAATATTAAAAGAAAGTCAATCAAAATATATCCAGGATTTATGTATACGTCTTAATGGAGCAGCAAGAGCATACATGGAGAATAAACCACTTCTGCAGAAGATCAGAGATCAGAAAAAGGGCAATCTAGAACTGAGCGGTTGGTGTGTGGTACTAAAAAAAGGAGGTCACCAAAAACGCCATATCCATCCAGAATCCCTCGTCAGTGGAGTCGTTTATATCAAATTACCATCAGAATCTGCTGATGAGCAAAAGAAAGAAGGGAACTTGGTGTTCCCATCAAACAATATGAAAATGGTCACCCCCAAAGAAGGTATGGCTGTTCTCTTCCCCAGTTACCTCCCCCATGAAACGGTTCCGATTAGCAGCGATGATGAACGGATCTGTATAGCTTTTAACTTAATCAAATGAGTTATACAAATGGCTTAACTGAATAACCTCCAAATACCACATCCACATAAAAGCGATATTGACCAGTATGCGTGGCTGTAAATTCAAGTGCAGGTGGATTCCCATGCGAAGTCAACTGACCATAGCGTTTTAATGAGCGCTTACTGGGATCGGCGGCATCTGGAATACTTCCAGAGAAATCATAGCCGTGACAATCAAGTTCATAATCGGCATAAACCAAAGCCCAAGGAGAGCGATTGGCAACGTATTTATAACTATATGTTTTGCCGGCAACTAAATGAACCACTTTTTCAAAACATCCTGGCAGGAGTGGATTCATCAAGTTGAGCGAGGAAGTGGGACTCCATGGTTCCATTTGTTTCGTATCGTCAAAGGAACCAACAAGGGACATTTCTGATATAGAAGAAACAGGAGTAAGCAAGGCTGAGCTATCCACAACTTTAATAGATAAGCGATCTGTATCCGGATTAAAAGTAAAATCTAACTTGCAATCCTTATCAACTTCAAAACAGATATTTAACTCGTGAGGCTTGCCATGCCATGTTACACATTCCAAGGCTTGTGAAGTTTCATCATCCTGAAGATCAAGCCAACATCCCAACCCCATAGTGTCTAAAAATAACTCTGAACTGATGGCGATGTTAACCACATGAAATCCAGCTTTAACAGATGTAGATAGGTTGTAATTGACACCACCTTCCATTAACCTCATTTGACGATCAGGATGAGTAGGATCGAACTGATTTTCAGCAAAAATACTACCTAGAAGTTGATACGACGCACGCTGATTGAGAACTTTTGGTGCAGGTAGAGACGGATTGGATGGTGCTGCTTCAACAGAAAATTTCGGATTAGGGGATTCTGGAGAGTGAAGGCTGAAACGATATAGTCCATCACTGAAGACTTGCACTGTGCAGCCGGAATGCTTAGAAGTTCCATGACTGCTTCCAAATCCAGTACCTTGAACCAGAGTGTTAGAACCATCGTTAAAGCCAGAGAAACCATAGTCTTCATCTCGGTTAGAGGAGATTAAAAACTGATAAACCCCATCGGCACGAAAATCAATACCACCATCCTTGCGTAAGGGGACATCGATAGACCAGACATCAGAAGATGTCTGGACAAATTCTCGACCCTTAATACGACAGTCAAACTTTTCAAACATATTCTGGTCATCCCAGGGAAAACCGTTCAATTCAAAGCTGTCAAAAGTATCAACATGATGTAAGGTCTCAACACCAGCACTGGGAGTAATAGCTAGTGTCATCGTTGACGAATCAAACTGAAAAGTAAGGGATTGACTAACATCAACTTTAAAATTGATATTACGTGTTCCTCTCCCGTCGCAAGTTTCTACCAAGTCCCAGACACCATCTGTCTTATTGGAGAGTGTTGTTTTCAGCTGTTTTTGAAGAGAATGATTGACAACCAAACGGACTGTGTAAAGACCGCTTACATCTGGTGGTTGAGGTCCCACGACAGGATGAGATATTTGCCAAACCGTTTCAGAGAGACGAACCATATCTAAACCAGTATCGAATGGATTCCACTTCCAACGACGACGGTGGACAGTCCCGAGCAGGCTTACTGACTCAATCTTGTCAGAATTAATATGGTCAGTGCTGAACGATGGCAACAAAAGCATTGTGACTGACGTAGAAGCTCTAACTACTGATAGCCATAAGTAAGTGTCCTCGCAATTATTGAACGAAGATGTAACCC is a genomic window containing:
- a CDS encoding 2OG-Fe(II) oxygenase family protein is translated as MTAGNTSNNRKGVQAAMAGNHIEAENFFRQAIKESDTAIEGSMNLVRLLHMQGRHAETIRAFEELQTKAQIEKIHPQILYMVTQSALDLGDQKTALRNLRVLAPQNPKNSEIQCMLSKILIESGRLVESKKVLEQAMLVNPDDPSIATQLAITQSELGNYDKAEILHKRLTQKYRNAFLSHFNYGLFLVNIGERERALSCFIRCQQIVPNAPEAQEQIEKLLQSDKNCLTAIYQDIEKEHWGEAERRLRENEGLIEPIEFWAAVNELPKENQEKLGGIEAFDSEVQIKTVELYSAFERKKCLEDLIDTVKNTESLIWNRAGKPTRYGLQSHEILKESQSKYIQDLCIRLNGAARAYMENKPLLQKIRDQKKGNLELSGWCVVLKKGGHQKRHIHPESLVSGVVYIKLPSESADEQKKEGNLVFPSNNMKMVTPKEGMAVLFPSYLPHETVPISSDDERICIAFNLIK